CGCCCGAAATCGTGAGCGCAGCGGAGGCCGCGATCATCGCAACCATGTCCGGGTCATTCACGAGGTCATGCGAAAGCACGGTGCACATCACCAGCGTTTCGTTCTTGAAACCGGGGACAAAGAGGGGCCGGATAGGACGGTCAATCAGACGCGCGGTCAGCGTCTCTTTTTCCGTCGGGCGCGCCTCGCGCTTGAAAAAGCCACCGGGCACTTTGCCGGCCGCATAGTATTTTTCTTGGTAATGGACCGTCAGCGGGAAGAAATCCATTCCCGGTTTTGGCGACTTTGCGAAGGTCACGTTGGCCATGACCGACGTTTCCCCCAATGTAGCGATGACCGAGCCATCCGCCTGGCGGGCAACCTTGCCCGTTTCGAGTGTCAGCGTTTCTTCGCCCCACTCAATTGATTTTTTCACTTCGTTGAACATCTATCGTTTCCTGTATGGGGGCGCTCCCGGCGTTCCGGGTCCCCCGTTTGAATGGCGGCCCCATTGCCGCCGACCCCATTATCATATTCCGTGCGCCGGGGTCGGGGCGCACCGTCTCAGATGGCCGGGCCATACAGCAGATTACGTTGAAAGAAAAGCGAAAGCCGGAAAGGGCCCTTGCGGCCCAGACCTCAGATCAGGCTGAACTTCTCCGGGCGCAGGATCTCGACCGTCTCAACATAGGCGACACCGGCGTAATTGGTAAAATACTTGGCCACGACATCATCGGTGATCGCCTCGGCCACGTCATGATTGGCGACGATGGCCTCGATCTTCACATTCTGCGAAATGCCGCCCGCCACCTGCGCGCGCCCGCTACCGCGCTTGCCACGGCTGCCTTTGCCGCCCGCCTCCACGAAAGTATACCCCGTGCCGCCGCGCGCCTCAATGATGGTAGCGACCCCCTCAAGGATGCTGCGCTCGGTGATGATGACGACTTTGGTCGCTGTGTGCATGATCTGTCCTCCCCCTGTTGCTGCTAAAGATGGATGGCGCCGCATCCATGCGCAAGGGGAGCATGCCGATACCCCGGACAAGAAAACGCCCGCTCGAAACCGAACGGGCGCTCAAATGTCGTGAAAGGCGCGCGCGTTAGCGGCGAATACCCAGACGTGTGATAAGGTCTTTGTAACGGGCCTCATCTTTGGACCGGACGTAATCCAGAAGCTTGCGGCGCAGTGCGACCATTTTCAGAAGGCCACGGCGACCGTGATTGTCCTTCTTGTGGGTCTTGAAGTGCTCTGTCAGCGTGCTGATCCGCGAGGTGAGGATAGCAACCTGAACTTCGGGCGAACCTGTGTCGCCTTCCTTGGTTGCAAACTCTTTCATCACGCGGTCTTTTTCTTCGGCGGTAATCGACATCGGGTTCTCCTTTGGGTCAAGGGTTTGGGGCGCAAGCCGGGATGTCGTCCAGCAAGGTCCGTGGAGGTATCCATCCAAGGCAAGCCCCGGAAGAATGCGGGCAGGTAACCCGTTTTTCTGCCGAAGGAAAGCAAAATCCATGCGCGCCCGCGCCGCCGCCCAAGCCCCCACCCATGATCAGAGCATCGCGCCCTGCGGCAACGCGCTCTGTCCGACAAGCGTCAGATGCCCAACATTCAGCCCCTCCGAGGTGTTCACCTCGGCAATCCTCGTGCCATTGAGCAGGACATGCTGGATCGAGCCATTCTCGGCATCGGGTTCCAGAGCGACCTCAGGCTCTTCCTCAAGGCTGTCGTCAAAGAGAATCAGCAGGCTGTCCTCCGCCGGGTCAAAATCCAACACCTGCGCCTGATGCGCGGCAGAAAGCCAATTGCCAAGGATCACCGTATCGGCCCCATCGCCCAGCGTCACGATATCATGCGCGCCAGCGGTGATCACATCATCACCCGAGCCACCATTGAGGAAATCGCCCTCGTCCATATCGTCCCAGCCATCCGTCTCGTCATCATCCTCAAGACCCGAAAGCGTATCATTGCCCCAGCCGCCAAAAAGCGTATCTGCGCCAAGGCCGCCGCGCAGGCTGTCATCGCCCAGATAGCCGCTGACCGCATCATCGCCATCGCCGCCCAAGACCAGATCATCGCCAATGCTGCCGGTCAGCGTGTCGTCGCCCGCACCGCCCATGACCGTGTCGTCGCCATTTTCGCCATAGGCGAGGTCATCACCGTCACCGCCATTGATCCAGTCGCCATCTCCCCCGCCCCAGAGGCTGTCATCGCCTGCACCGCCCTCAAGCGTGTCGAGGTCCAGCCTGCCGTAAAGCTCATCATCACCCGCTTTGCCGGACAGGCTATCATCCCCCGCGCCGCCATTGATCAGGTCCACACCATCGGTGCCGACAATCTCTTCGCCCGCATTGGTGCCCAGCAGGATGTTTTCCAGCGGGGCGGTCTCATCACTGGCCGTATCTGGCGTCTCTTCGGGATCGGCCGGGGCCTCAGTATCATCGACTTCAAGGGGATCATCTTCAGGGCCGTCCGCCGCGAGCAGTGCATCAATCAGGCTTGCATCTTCTGCCTCGGCCACACCCTTATCCCCAAGCCATAGGTCAAGCGTATCGGCGGGGTCGTTGCCCACAGCCGCATCGTCTTCTTGCTCAGGCCCTTCGGCCTCACCCCCTGCATCAGGTTCGGGATCAGCACCAGGCCCAATGAGGTCCAGAATGGAGCCGGTGCTTTCGCCGTCTTCAACACCCTCTTGTCCGGTTGCCATTTCCTCGGCATCCGTTTCCTCATCATCGTCCGCCCCGATCCCGATGAATGCAGACGCGCCAAGCGCCATCATGCCCATAAGGCCTGCCAGAAGTAACATATCATGAACCCACTCTTACCCGTTCTCAAGGTGCCCGCGCGGCCCAGATCGGTCAACGCAGCACTATGAGCATGGTTAACGTGCTCGGACCGGCAGCGGCGATGATCAGAGGGTGGGAAGGTCCGCCCAAGGCTCGGGCTGCCGCGCATAGGCGATATAGAGCGGATGTTTGGGATGCCCGTCTTTTGAAAGCCCAAGATGGTAAACCGGACGGCCCAAACCCTGAAGCATCCGGGCCACTTCGGGGCCACGCCCACGATGCGCACCATGGGTGCCCCAAGCCGCGATGATTCGATCCGCCCAATCACAGCTTTCGCGGAGCGCCGCATCATTGTCCGGCCCCACGGGATCGGCGGCAGCGCGCATCCCCTTTGGGTCGGTGTCGCGCCACGCAAAGATGTTGGTCACGCGAAAGCCCCCAAAGCCAAGCGTCCGCGCCCGCCGCTCACAGCGCTCCACGGTAGGGTCGTTCTGCACCTCGGTCGCGGTGGAGGGGTTGAGCATGATAAAAAGCGCTTTCTCGCCGCTGGGCTCCCACACGCGGGTCAGCGTATAACGATACCGCTCGCAATCGGAATAGACCGCTGTGGAGGGCGCGTCACCCTTGAGATGAGTGCGCTCGATCATTGCCCTGTGGGGGCGTCCGGCGCAGGCCCGCCTTGCGGCAGCGCAAAGACCCGGCTGGGGTGCAGCGCCCCGGATTTGTAGATCCCCACCGCCACGGCGCGCCCGTCATGTGATGCCCAAGCCTCATCGCCATATTCCGCATCGCCGGGATAGACCATGCCGGGATTGCCGTTGCGCAGCTTCACCGCGCCCTCGGGGGTGCAGCGCAGCTCTGGCAGGTCCGACAGACCCACCTCCAGCGGCAAAAGATGCGCATCAAGCGCGGGGTCCTGCGCCAGCGCCTCCACTTGCGCCAGCGTGATCGCGTCCTCCACATCGAACGGCCCGGACCACATCCGCCGCAGCCATGTCACATGGCCATAACAGCCCAGCTGCGCACCCAGATCCCGCGCAACGCTGCGCACATAGCCACCCTTGCCGCAGGTCATCTCAAGCACGGCGCTGTCGGAATCGGGCCGCTCGTCCAAGAGCAGTTCCTCAACCCAGAGGGGCCGTGCGGCGATCTCCATCTCCTCGCCGTCGCGGGCGCGCTTGTAAGCTCGCTCCCCGTCGATCTTCACGGCGGAAAATTGCGGCGGGACCTGCATGATGTCGCCGACAAAGCCGCTGAGCGCCTCTTTGATGTCGTCATCGCTGGGGCGCGCATCGCTGCGCTGGATCACTTCGCCCTCGGCATCGTCGGTATTTGTGGCCGCGCCAAACTGCACGGCAAAGCGGTAGGCCTTCAGCGCGTCCGTCACGAATGGCACGGTCTTCGTGGCCTCGCCCAGCGCAATGGCCAGAACCCCCGTTGCATCCGGGTCGAGCGTGCCCGCATGGCCCGCCTTCTTGGCCTGCAACGCCCAGCGCACCTTGTTGACCACCGCCGTGGAGGTCAGCCCCGCAGGCTTGTCTACGACGAGCCATCCGGAAATATCGCGCCCCTTGCGTTTGCGTGCCATGCCGCACCCCTTGCTATACAGATAAGAGATGCGGGCTAGCCCAGCCCCGGACCCCTGTCAATCAATCGCGGGTGCGGCCACAGGGCTCACGAGCCCCACAATCGGCCCGAGCGGGAAGCCACGATCATGCCGCCCAAGCCCAGGCGCATAGAGCCGAGAGATATTGCCGTCGAAATAAAGCGCCTGAGGCAAGGCCAGATGATCGCGGAAGAGCCGCCCAAAGGCATGGAAATTCACCGGCTGGTTGGAAATCGCAAAGATGGCGCTGCGTCCATCCGCGCTCGTGCCCACGCCGTTGCGGATATACATGCTGTCGCTGCCTTCCAAGAACCGCGGATGCAGCGCGCCGTCGATCACCAACATTGGTCCCGATTGCGTGGCGTCGCGGCAGTCAGGGGCCTCGGCCACATAACGCCCCGTCTCGATCACATCGGCGCGCCCCGACCGTAGGCAAAACACCCCGTTGGGCAAGAGCCCGAAATTGCCGGGTCCCTCAGAGGTGATGACGCGCTGCGCCTCGGCACTATCCTCAATATAAAGCCCGACAGGCGCGCGGTCCGCATGATACATGCCCGCATTCATCGCAAAGCCAAGCGCGGCACCCGCAGGCTCCAAAAGCCCGTCCACAGCGGCAAAACTACCCAGCAACTCATCCGCATCATCGTTGAGAAAAAGCCTCAGATCGGCCCTGGTCGTATCGACCTCGCAAACGGTGTAACTGGTCCCGTCAAAGCTCAGATCGCGGCACGGCTCCGTCGCCGCCGCCATCCCGGCCAAGGGAATGAGTAAGGCCGCAAACCAACGCATGGCCCTAGCCACCACCTTGGTCAGCATCACTTTGGGCACTACTGTCTTGGTCACCATCATCTTGACCCTCGTCCAGATCGCGTTGCACCGCATCCTGATTGAAGAGACGCCGCGTCTCGTCCATCTGATCAAACGTGGTATCCAAACGGAACCGCAGGTCAGGCGCGTATTTCAGCGCCAGCTTCTTGCCGATCATGCGGCGCAACTCGCCCTTGTTACGCGCCAGAAGGGCCACGATCTCATCGCGCCCCTCACCGCCCAAAGGCAGCACATAGGCTGTCGCGATCTTCAGATCCGGTGAGGTGCGCACCTCACCCACCGTCACCGACATGCGGTTCAGCTCCGGGTCATGCACATCGCCCCTCGCCAGCACCTCGGAAAGCGATCGTCGGATAAGCTCGCCCACGCGCAGCTGACGCTGCGAGGGTCCGGGGCCGTCATGAAACTTGTTCTTTGCCATGCAGGAGCATCTAAGCCCTCGCCCGCCCTTTGCCAAGCGCCGCGTCGCAGGCTAAGACATCCCGGCAACGTGGGAGAGACGGATATGACAGGCACACCCGGTATCACGGTCACAGGCGCGTCGGGGCGTATGGGACAAATGCTCATCCGCACGATCCTTGAGAGCGACAAGGCGCGTCTCGTGGGCGCGGTGGAGCGTGCGGGCCATGATTGGGTGGGCCGGGACGTGGGCGTTGCCATGGGCGGCACGCAGATCGGCGTGATCGTGACCGATGATGCGCTGGAGGCCTTTGCCCCGGCGCAAGCGATCATTGATTTCACCGCACCGGCAGCAACGCTGGAATTCGCGAAGCTCGCCGCGCAAGCCCGCGCCGTGCATGTGATCGGCACCACCGGCATGACGGATGAGGACCTAATGGCTCTCAAACCTGCCGCGCGTCATGCGGTGATCGTGCGGGCTGGCAACATGAGCCTCGGGGTCAACCTGCTGACGCAGCTCACCAAGCGTGTCGCGGCGGCGTTGGACGAGGATTTCGATATCGAGATCATCGAATCGCACCACAATCAGAAGGTCGATGCCCCCTCCGGCACCGCCCTGATGCTGGGCGAGGCGGCCGCAGAGGGGCGCGGCGTGTCCCTGAACGCGGTGTCCGACCGTGCGCGCGACGGGATGACCGGCAAGCGCACGCGCGGCGATATCGGTTTTCACGCCATTCGCGGCGGCGACATCATCGGTGAGCATGATGTGCTCTTTGCCGCTGCGGGCGAGCGGATCACCCTGCGCCATGTGGCCTCTGATCGGTCGGTCTTTGCGCGCGGCGCTTTGAAGGCAGCGCTTTGGGGGCAGGGGCGCGATCCGGGCGAATATGACATGCTCGATGTGCTGGGCCTGTCGGATGGCGCGCAGTGAGCGCCTGATGCTGAGTTGGCTGAACCGCTCAGCCTTTGGCCTTCTGGCCATGGTTGGGGGGCTTTGGGTTGCGACGGCGATCCTTTTTCATGTGGTAGGCACGGCGCAGGCGGGGGCACTTCTTGCGCTCTTTGCGGGGCTTGTGCTCGCGTGGCTCGGGCATCGCCGTGGCGCGCTTCTGGGATGGGCGGCACTGGGCGTGGGAGCGATAGCCGTGGCGCTCTGGTATCAGACATATCAGCCCAGCGCGGACCGCGATTGGGCCCCAGACGTGGCGCGTGGCGTGGGCGCGGACCGCGACGGCGAGATGGTCACTCTCCGCAACATCCGCGACTTTGAGTGGACCAGCGTGGACACCGCGACCGAGCGCTGGATCACACAAACCTACGATCTAGGCCAGCTTCAAAGTGTTGATATGATCACCTCGATCTGGGGCAATCCGAACATCGCGCATCTTCTGGTCAGTTTCGGCTTCAAGGATGCGCCCAACGTGGTCTTTTCCGTCGAAATCCGCCGCGAGCTGGGCGAGGTCTATAGCACTTTCGGCGGCTTTTTCCGCCAGTTTGAGCTGGTTCTGATCGCCGCGACCGAGCGCGACATTGTCCAGCTGCGCACCACCCAGCGCGAGGAGCAAGTCAGTCTCTATCCGACCGACCTCACGCCCGCGCAATTGCGCGATTTCTTCCTCGCCTATGTGGCCCTCGCCCAGAACCTTGAGGCAGAGCCGCGCTTTTACAACACGCTGACCGCCAATTGCACCACCGTGGTCTTCGGCCTCGCCAGAGCGGTCAATCCCGACCTGCCCCTTGATCCGCGCGTGGTCTTGTCAGGCGGTTTGCCCGAATATGTGGACGCGCTTGGCCTACTGCCCGGCGACATGCCGATAGACGAGCGCCGCACCAAAGCCCTCATCACCCCCCGCGCCCAGACCGCAAGGCCTCAGGATGATTTCTCAGCCGTAATCCGGGCGCAATCAGACGCGCAGTAACTAGCCGTTGCGCCCCAGATACGCGTCCATCGCCGCTAGCCCCTCGTCCAGACCCTTGCGGCCAAACCCGATGCGGAACCGGTCGGTGGGGGTCTCTCCAAGCTCCGAGGAATAGATCGTGCTGGGCAGGACCAGAACGCCCGCCGTCTCCACCATATCGCGCGCGAAATCATCAACCCCATCCGCACCCAGATAGCGGGGATAGCCCATGCAGGACCCGTCGGGCCGCGTCCATTCAAAGATATCCGCATGGCGCGCGAAGAACGCATCCCATTTCGGCAGGTTCTCCTCCACGATGGCGCAATTGCGCGCGATGATCCGGTCACGGGCTTTGAGCGCGATCCGCGCCAGACGCTCGCTTGGCCCCGAATTGCAGATCGAGATGTAATGCTTGAGCCGCTCCATCTTCGACAAAACCTCCCGGTCCTGACAGGCGATCCAGCCGACGCGCAGGCCCGGCAGCCCGTAGGACTTGGACATCACGCCAAGCGACAGCCCGCGCTCATATTCGTCCGCCACAAACGGCAGATGTTGCGCCGAAGCAGGCCCCAGCCCGTGAAAAATCTCGTCATGCAGGACCCAGATCCCATGATGGCGGCACAGATCAATCAACGCGCGATACCGCTCCAGCGGCAGGATCGCGCCGGTGGGGTTATGCGGGAAATTGATCGTCACCAGCTTCGTGTTGGGCCGGATCGCGGCCTTGATCCGGTCAATATCCAACGACCAGCCGTCCTCGGGGTCCAACGGCACGCCTGTCGCCTCGCAAATCGCCAATGGCATCGATTCGTGGCTTTGGTAGTTGGGTGTGACGACAATCGCATGATCGCCGCGTTCCAAAAGCACCGTGTTGGCCGCAAAAATCCCCTCACTGGCCCCGGCAAAGCACAGCACGTCCTCGGCGCTGCGTCCTGCATAGGTCCCGGCAATCTCAACCCGCAAATCCGGCGCGCCCCATGTCTCGGTATAGCCAAGCCACATGCGCTCGAACCCCTCACGGTCCTCGGCGCTCGCCATCGCCAGCAACTCATCCAGCCGCATCGCCTCAGCGTCCGAAGCCGTCATATGGTGGCGCGCGGTGAACTCCCACTTGGCGAAATGTGTCTCAAGACGGAAATCTGGCAACGCGCTCATTGAATCCTCCAAGGGCAGTCATAATACTGATCCAGCGGGGCCATCCCGCCGTATATATTGTGATATAGTTAATGGAAACGAGACCATGCGCCATCTTATTTCTCTTTGCATTGCCGCAGTTATCGCCCTGCCGCTTACGTTCTCCACGCCAGCCGCCGCGCAGGATTTCTCGACTGTGCAGCAAGAAGATAGCTTTGTGTCCCTCGTGGACGGGCGCAAACTGACACGGTTCGGCATCAATCTGGATGTGACGCCGGATGGGCGCATCATCGGGCGGGCGTTTGGCCGTGATGTGACCGGCGCTTGGAATTGGGACGCGGGCTATTTCTGCCGTGATCTTTTTTGGGGCGCGCGTGATCTCGGAGCCAATTGCCAGATGGTGAAAATTCAGGGCAACACGATCCGCTTTATCTCAGACAAGGGCACCGGGCAATTCGCCGATCTCCTGCTGAAGTAAGCGGCACCGCTCAAAAATCTATGGCGATGCCCTTTTTCTCCCAATCGCCATAGCGCACAGGCTCAGGCCCCTTGCGCCCGCCCAGTTCCTTGGGCATTTCCATCTCACCAGCCGCCTTGCGCCGCGCTTCGGCCTCGGCCAAGGCGCGTTGCGCAGCAGGCGGAAGATCGGCGCGGGGTGTATCGGGATCACTCATCGGCAGGGTTCCTTTATTCTCACCCTTCATATATCCCGACCCCGCAGTCCGGCAAGGAGCCTTCATGTCCACCCACTCTTCTTCCGCCCCCGCCCCTTCCGCGCGCCGCAGCGCCGTCTATCTTCTGGATCAGATCCTTGGCGAGAACCGCCTGATGTCCGAGCTTTTGGCCTCTGGCGCGCTCGACGCCCTGCCAGCACCCGAGCGGGCACGCGCACAGCGGCTTGCCACACAAACCCTGCGCGGGCTTGGCCGGGCGGATCACCTGCTCAAGCGTCACCTGCGCAAACCACCCCCCTTGCATGTGTACAACATCCTGCGCCTCGGCACGGTGGAGCTTTGCATGGGCGGGGATGCGCACGGCGTGGTCAATGATGCCGTAAACCTTGTGGCCGGGAACAAGCGGTTTGCCTCCCTCAAGGGTCTGATCAACGCCGTTTTGCGCAAAATGGCAGCCGATGGTCCTGCGGATTGGGCCAAGACCCACGTGCCACAAATGCCCAAATGGCTGCGCACGCCACTGGTCGAGGCCTACGGGATGAGCGCCGTCTCCAAGTTTGAGAACGCGCATTTCGCAGGCGCGCCGCTGGATATCACCGCCAAAGGCGACGCGTCCGCCGTGGCTGCCGCAGTGGGCGGCACGCTTTTGCCCACAGGCTCCGTGCGGCTGGTCGATGCGGGGCAAGTCAGCGCCCTTGCCGGTTTTGAGACCGGTGACTGGTGGGTGCAGGACGCCGCCGCCGCCCTGCCTGCCCGGATGCTGAACGTGCAGCCGGGCGAGGCTGTGCTTGATCTTTGCGCCGCACCGGGCGGCAAGACGCTGCAACTGGCTGCGGCCGGGGCCGATGTCACGGCACTTGATATCTCCGACACCCGGATGGAGCGCGTCACCGAAAACCTCGCGCGCACTGGGCTGACGGCACAAACCCTCGTTACCGATGCGCTTACCCATATGGGGCAGTATGACGCCATCTTGCTTGATGCGCCCTGTTCTGCCACCGGCACGATCCGCCGCCATGCGGACCTGCCCCATGCGCGTGATGGGGCCGAAATCAGCAGCCTGATCGCGCTGCAATCGGCGATGATTGACGCGGCCCTCGGGATGCTGAAACCGGGCGGACGGCTTCTCTTTTGCACCTGCTCGCTTTTGCCTGATGAGGGCGAATGTCAGGTTGATGAGGCCCTTTTGCGCCACAAAGGCCTGAGCGTGGATGCCTCTGCCTGCGACCTGCCCGGCGTGGACCCTGCTTGGAAAACCGAAGAAGGCGGCCTGCGCCTACGCCCGGATTATTGGCCCAAGGAGGGCGGGATGGACGGGTTCTACATGGCGCTCCTGCGCGGCTGACCGCTCCAAGCCCGGCTTTTTGACAATCTGCGGTGACTTGCCCGCACAGCCCGCGTATATTGCCCGCAACCGACGCCGACCAAGAGCGTCATGAGGCAGAGGCACATGGCAGATCAGGGCACACTCGCCACACAGTGGTCGCAGTATCTGAACCGGCTTCACGCCCGGCGCGCCGCCCGTGCGCGCCCTGCGACCGCGTTCGTATCCTCCCCCGAACCGCGCACGATCGGCAGCTATGCGCGTGGGCGACAGCTGAGCGCGGGCAATTACATGTTCGCAGGATCGCTGGTGCAGACACCCGGCACCTCGCTCTGGCAGATCACACCGCCCGACGCGATGTTCGAGGCCGAACTGCACGGCTTCGCATGGCTTGATGATCTGGCCGCATCAGGGGACGCCAAAGCGAGAGACTGCGCGCAGGACTGGCTCTGGGAATG
The nucleotide sequence above comes from Roseovarius carneus. Encoded proteins:
- a CDS encoding P-II family nitrogen regulator, whose amino-acid sequence is MHTATKVVIITERSILEGVATIIEARGGTGYTFVEAGGKGSRGKRGSGRAQVAGGISQNVKIEAIVANHDVAEAITDDVVAKYFTNYAGVAYVETVEILRPEKFSLI
- the rpsO gene encoding 30S ribosomal protein S15; the encoded protein is MSITAEEKDRVMKEFATKEGDTGSPEVQVAILTSRISTLTEHFKTHKKDNHGRRGLLKMVALRRKLLDYVRSKDEARYKDLITRLGIRR
- a CDS encoding calcium-binding protein, producing MLLLAGLMGMMALGASAFIGIGADDDEETDAEEMATGQEGVEDGESTGSILDLIGPGADPEPDAGGEAEGPEQEDDAAVGNDPADTLDLWLGDKGVAEAEDASLIDALLAADGPEDDPLEVDDTEAPADPEETPDTASDETAPLENILLGTNAGEEIVGTDGVDLINGGAGDDSLSGKAGDDELYGRLDLDTLEGGAGDDSLWGGGDGDWINGGDGDDLAYGENGDDTVMGGAGDDTLTGSIGDDLVLGGDGDDAVSGYLGDDSLRGGLGADTLFGGWGNDTLSGLEDDDETDGWDDMDEGDFLNGGSGDDVITAGAHDIVTLGDGADTVILGNWLSAAHQAQVLDFDPAEDSLLILFDDSLEEEPEVALEPDAENGSIQHVLLNGTRIAEVNTSEGLNVGHLTLVGQSALPQGAML
- a CDS encoding DUF1643 domain-containing protein — encoded protein: MIERTHLKGDAPSTAVYSDCERYRYTLTRVWEPSGEKALFIMLNPSTATEVQNDPTVERCERRARTLGFGGFRVTNIFAWRDTDPKGMRAAADPVGPDNDAALRESCDWADRIIAAWGTHGAHRGRGPEVARMLQGLGRPVYHLGLSKDGHPKHPLYIAYARQPEPWADLPTL
- the truB gene encoding tRNA pseudouridine(55) synthase TruB; translation: MARKRKGRDISGWLVVDKPAGLTSTAVVNKVRWALQAKKAGHAGTLDPDATGVLAIALGEATKTVPFVTDALKAYRFAVQFGAATNTDDAEGEVIQRSDARPSDDDIKEALSGFVGDIMQVPPQFSAVKIDGERAYKRARDGEEMEIAARPLWVEELLLDERPDSDSAVLEMTCGKGGYVRSVARDLGAQLGCYGHVTWLRRMWSGPFDVEDAITLAQVEALAQDPALDAHLLPLEVGLSDLPELRCTPEGAVKLRNGNPGMVYPGDAEYGDEAWASHDGRAVAVGIYKSGALHPSRVFALPQGGPAPDAPTGQ
- a CDS encoding phosphodiester glycosidase family protein, which codes for MRWFAALLIPLAGMAAATEPCRDLSFDGTSYTVCEVDTTRADLRLFLNDDADELLGSFAAVDGLLEPAGAALGFAMNAGMYHADRAPVGLYIEDSAEAQRVITSEGPGNFGLLPNGVFCLRSGRADVIETGRYVAEAPDCRDATQSGPMLVIDGALHPRFLEGSDSMYIRNGVGTSADGRSAIFAISNQPVNFHAFGRLFRDHLALPQALYFDGNISRLYAPGLGRHDRGFPLGPIVGLVSPVAAPAID
- the rbfA gene encoding 30S ribosome-binding factor RbfA, giving the protein MAKNKFHDGPGPSQRQLRVGELIRRSLSEVLARGDVHDPELNRMSVTVGEVRTSPDLKIATAYVLPLGGEGRDEIVALLARNKGELRRMIGKKLALKYAPDLRFRLDTTFDQMDETRRLFNQDAVQRDLDEGQDDGDQDSSAQSDADQGGG
- the dapB gene encoding 4-hydroxy-tetrahydrodipicolinate reductase — encoded protein: MTGTPGITVTGASGRMGQMLIRTILESDKARLVGAVERAGHDWVGRDVGVAMGGTQIGVIVTDDALEAFAPAQAIIDFTAPAATLEFAKLAAQARAVHVIGTTGMTDEDLMALKPAARHAVIVRAGNMSLGVNLLTQLTKRVAAALDEDFDIEIIESHHNQKVDAPSGTALMLGEAAAEGRGVSLNAVSDRARDGMTGKRTRGDIGFHAIRGGDIIGEHDVLFAAAGERITLRHVASDRSVFARGALKAALWGQGRDPGEYDMLDVLGLSDGAQ
- a CDS encoding lipoprotein N-acyltransferase Lnb domain-containing protein — its product is MARSERLMLSWLNRSAFGLLAMVGGLWVATAILFHVVGTAQAGALLALFAGLVLAWLGHRRGALLGWAALGVGAIAVALWYQTYQPSADRDWAPDVARGVGADRDGEMVTLRNIRDFEWTSVDTATERWITQTYDLGQLQSVDMITSIWGNPNIAHLLVSFGFKDAPNVVFSVEIRRELGEVYSTFGGFFRQFELVLIAATERDIVQLRTTQREEQVSLYPTDLTPAQLRDFFLAYVALAQNLEAEPRFYNTLTANCTTVVFGLARAVNPDLPLDPRVVLSGGLPEYVDALGLLPGDMPIDERRTKALITPRAQTARPQDDFSAVIRAQSDAQ
- a CDS encoding pyridoxal phosphate-dependent aminotransferase — protein: MSALPDFRLETHFAKWEFTARHHMTASDAEAMRLDELLAMASAEDREGFERMWLGYTETWGAPDLRVEIAGTYAGRSAEDVLCFAGASEGIFAANTVLLERGDHAIVVTPNYQSHESMPLAICEATGVPLDPEDGWSLDIDRIKAAIRPNTKLVTINFPHNPTGAILPLERYRALIDLCRHHGIWVLHDEIFHGLGPASAQHLPFVADEYERGLSLGVMSKSYGLPGLRVGWIACQDREVLSKMERLKHYISICNSGPSERLARIALKARDRIIARNCAIVEENLPKWDAFFARHADIFEWTRPDGSCMGYPRYLGADGVDDFARDMVETAGVLVLPSTIYSSELGETPTDRFRIGFGRKGLDEGLAAMDAYLGRNG
- a CDS encoding dihydrodipicolinate reductase; translation: MRHLISLCIAAVIALPLTFSTPAAAQDFSTVQQEDSFVSLVDGRKLTRFGINLDVTPDGRIIGRAFGRDVTGAWNWDAGYFCRDLFWGARDLGANCQMVKIQGNTIRFISDKGTGQFADLLLK
- a CDS encoding DUF1674 domain-containing protein — protein: MSDPDTPRADLPPAAQRALAEAEARRKAAGEMEMPKELGGRKGPEPVRYGDWEKKGIAIDF
- a CDS encoding RsmB/NOP family class I SAM-dependent RNA methyltransferase, coding for MSTHSSSAPAPSARRSAVYLLDQILGENRLMSELLASGALDALPAPERARAQRLATQTLRGLGRADHLLKRHLRKPPPLHVYNILRLGTVELCMGGDAHGVVNDAVNLVAGNKRFASLKGLINAVLRKMAADGPADWAKTHVPQMPKWLRTPLVEAYGMSAVSKFENAHFAGAPLDITAKGDASAVAAAVGGTLLPTGSVRLVDAGQVSALAGFETGDWWVQDAAAALPARMLNVQPGEAVLDLCAAPGGKTLQLAAAGADVTALDISDTRMERVTENLARTGLTAQTLVTDALTHMGQYDAILLDAPCSATGTIRRHADLPHARDGAEISSLIALQSAMIDAALGMLKPGGRLLFCTCSLLPDEGECQVDEALLRHKGLSVDASACDLPGVDPAWKTEEGGLRLRPDYWPKEGGMDGFYMALLRG